From Cygnus atratus isolate AKBS03 ecotype Queensland, Australia chromosome 1, CAtr_DNAZoo_HiC_assembly, whole genome shotgun sequence, the proteins below share one genomic window:
- the PACSIN2 gene encoding protein kinase C and casein kinase substrate in neurons protein 2 isoform X1 — protein MSGSYDDSVGVEVSSDSFWEVGNYKRTVKRIDDGHRLCNDLMNCIHERARIEKGYAQQLTEWAKRWKQLVEKGPQYGTVERAWCAFMSEAEKVSELHLEVKGSLMNEDFEKIKNWQKEAFHKQMMGGFKETKEAEDGFRKAQKPWAKKLKEVEAAKKAYHAACKEEKLAISRETNSKADPALNPEQLKKLQDKVERSKQDVLKTKEKYEKSLKELDSATPQYMENMEQVFEQCQQFEEKRLRFFREVLLEVQKHLDLSNIASYKNIYRELEQNIKTADAVEDLRWFRANQGPGMSMNWPQFEEWSADLNRTLSRREKKKASDGVTLTGINQTGDQVSQPNKHSSSLSVQSNTVQSVQSSYNPFEDEEDTASTVSEKEDNKIKNVSSYEKNQSYPTDWSDEESNNPFSSTDANGDTNPFDEDTSPAMEVRVRALYDYEGQEQDELSFKAGDELTKMENEDEQGWCKGRLDNGQVGLYPANYVEPIQ, from the exons ATGTCTGGCTCATACGATGATTCCGTCGGAGTAGAAGTTTCTAGTGATAGCTTCTGGGAG GTTGGAAATTACAAGCGCACAGTAAAACGAATTGATGATGGTCACAGACTTTGCAATGATCTCATGAATTGTATTCATGAACGGGCACGAATAGAGAAGGGCTATGCTCAGCAACTTACAGAATGGGCAAAAAGATGGAAACAGCTTGTGGAAAAAG GCCCACAGTATGGAACAGTAGAAAGGGCTTGGTGTGCTTTTATGtcagaagctgaaaaagtgAGTGAACTACATCTAGAAGTAAAAGGTTCACTGATGAATGAAGACTTTGAAAAAATCAAGAACTGGCAGAAGGAAGCCTTTCATAAGCAAATGATGGGAGGATTTAAGGAAACCAAAGAAGCAGAAGATGGATTTAGGAAAGCTCAGAAACCCTGGgcaaaaaagctgaaagag GTGGAAGCTGCAAAGAAAGCATACCATGCGGCCTGTAAAGAGGAGAAACTGGCTATATCCAGAGAGACAAATAGCAAAGCTGATCCAGCACTAAATCCTGAACAACTTAAGAAATTACAAGACAAAGTGGAGAGAAGCAAACAAGATGTACTAAAG acaaaagaaaagtatgaaaaatCACTTAAAGAATTAGATAGTGCGACACCTCAGTATATGGAAAACATGGAGCAGGTATTTGAACAGTGTCAGCAGTTTGAGGAAAAACGCTTACGTTTCTTTCGAGAAGTGTTACTGGAAGTTCAAAAACATCTTGACTTGTCTAATATTGCAAG ttaCAAAAATATCTACCGTGAACTGGAACAGAACATCAAAACAGCAGATGCTGTTGAAGACTTGCGGTGGTTTAGAGCTAATCAAGGTCCAGGGATGTCAATGAATTGGCCTCAGTTTGAG GAGTGGTCTGCAGATCTGAATCGCACTCTCagtagaagagaaaagaagaaggctTCTGATGGAGTGACTCTGACTGGTATTAATCAGACAGGAGATCAAGTTTCCCAGCCTAACAAACAtagcag CAGTCTTAGTGTCCAGAGTAACACAGTGCAGTCAGTACAATCAAGTTACAATCCCtttgaagatgaagaagatACTGCGAGTACTGTCAGTGAAAAGGAGGACAATAAGATCAAAAA tgTTAGCAGCTATGAAAAAAACCAAAGCTACCCCACAGATTGGTCCGATGAAGAGTCCAACAATCCTTTCTCTTCCACTGATGCAAATGGAGACACCAATCCATTTGATGAAGATACTTCTCCTGCAATGGAAGTGAGAGTGCGTGCCCTCTATGACTATGAGGGCCAAGAGCAAGATGAACTCAGCTTTAAAGCTG GGGATGAATTAACTAAAATGGAGAACGAAGATGAACAGGGTTGGTGCAAAGGACGTCTGGATAATGGACAAGTTGGTTTATACCCAGCAAACTATGTAGAACCAATCCAGTGA
- the PACSIN2 gene encoding protein kinase C and casein kinase substrate in neurons protein 2 isoform X2 — protein sequence MSGSYDDSVGVEVSSDSFWEVGNYKRTVKRIDDGHRLCNDLMNCIHERARIEKGYAQQLTEWAKRWKQLVEKGPQYGTVERAWCAFMSEAEKVSELHLEVKGSLMNEDFEKIKNWQKEAFHKQMMGGFKETKEAEDGFRKAQKPWAKKLKEVEAAKKAYHAACKEEKLAISRETNSKADPALNPEQLKKLQDKVERSKQDVLKTKEKYEKSLKELDSATPQYMENMEQVFEQCQQFEEKRLRFFREVLLEVQKHLDLSNIASYKNIYRELEQNIKTADAVEDLRWFRANQGPGMSMNWPQFEEWSADLNRTLSRREKKKASDGVTLTGINQTGDQVSQPNKHSSLSVQSNTVQSVQSSYNPFEDEEDTASTVSEKEDNKIKNVSSYEKNQSYPTDWSDEESNNPFSSTDANGDTNPFDEDTSPAMEVRVRALYDYEGQEQDELSFKAGDELTKMENEDEQGWCKGRLDNGQVGLYPANYVEPIQ from the exons ATGTCTGGCTCATACGATGATTCCGTCGGAGTAGAAGTTTCTAGTGATAGCTTCTGGGAG GTTGGAAATTACAAGCGCACAGTAAAACGAATTGATGATGGTCACAGACTTTGCAATGATCTCATGAATTGTATTCATGAACGGGCACGAATAGAGAAGGGCTATGCTCAGCAACTTACAGAATGGGCAAAAAGATGGAAACAGCTTGTGGAAAAAG GCCCACAGTATGGAACAGTAGAAAGGGCTTGGTGTGCTTTTATGtcagaagctgaaaaagtgAGTGAACTACATCTAGAAGTAAAAGGTTCACTGATGAATGAAGACTTTGAAAAAATCAAGAACTGGCAGAAGGAAGCCTTTCATAAGCAAATGATGGGAGGATTTAAGGAAACCAAAGAAGCAGAAGATGGATTTAGGAAAGCTCAGAAACCCTGGgcaaaaaagctgaaagag GTGGAAGCTGCAAAGAAAGCATACCATGCGGCCTGTAAAGAGGAGAAACTGGCTATATCCAGAGAGACAAATAGCAAAGCTGATCCAGCACTAAATCCTGAACAACTTAAGAAATTACAAGACAAAGTGGAGAGAAGCAAACAAGATGTACTAAAG acaaaagaaaagtatgaaaaatCACTTAAAGAATTAGATAGTGCGACACCTCAGTATATGGAAAACATGGAGCAGGTATTTGAACAGTGTCAGCAGTTTGAGGAAAAACGCTTACGTTTCTTTCGAGAAGTGTTACTGGAAGTTCAAAAACATCTTGACTTGTCTAATATTGCAAG ttaCAAAAATATCTACCGTGAACTGGAACAGAACATCAAAACAGCAGATGCTGTTGAAGACTTGCGGTGGTTTAGAGCTAATCAAGGTCCAGGGATGTCAATGAATTGGCCTCAGTTTGAG GAGTGGTCTGCAGATCTGAATCGCACTCTCagtagaagagaaaagaagaaggctTCTGATGGAGTGACTCTGACTGGTATTAATCAGACAGGAGATCAAGTTTCCCAGCCTAACAAACAtagcag TCTTAGTGTCCAGAGTAACACAGTGCAGTCAGTACAATCAAGTTACAATCCCtttgaagatgaagaagatACTGCGAGTACTGTCAGTGAAAAGGAGGACAATAAGATCAAAAA tgTTAGCAGCTATGAAAAAAACCAAAGCTACCCCACAGATTGGTCCGATGAAGAGTCCAACAATCCTTTCTCTTCCACTGATGCAAATGGAGACACCAATCCATTTGATGAAGATACTTCTCCTGCAATGGAAGTGAGAGTGCGTGCCCTCTATGACTATGAGGGCCAAGAGCAAGATGAACTCAGCTTTAAAGCTG GGGATGAATTAACTAAAATGGAGAACGAAGATGAACAGGGTTGGTGCAAAGGACGTCTGGATAATGGACAAGTTGGTTTATACCCAGCAAACTATGTAGAACCAATCCAGTGA
- the PACSIN2 gene encoding protein kinase C and casein kinase substrate in neurons protein 2 isoform X3, with amino-acid sequence MSGSYDDSVGVEVSSDSFWEVGNYKRTVKRIDDGHRLCNDLMNCIHERARIEKGYAQQLTEWAKRWKQLVEKGPQYGTVERAWCAFMSEAEKVSELHLEVKGSLMNEDFEKIKNWQKEAFHKQMMGGFKETKEAEDGFRKAQKPWAKKLKEVEAAKKAYHAACKEEKLAISRETNSKADPALNPEQLKKLQDKVERSKQDVLKTKEKYEKSLKELDSATPQYMENMEQVFEQCQQFEEKRLRFFREVLLEVQKHLDLSNIASYKNIYRELEQNIKTADAVEDLRWFRANQGPGMSMNWPQFEEWSADLNRTLSRREKKKASDGVTLTGINQTGDQVSQPNKHSSVSSYEKNQSYPTDWSDEESNNPFSSTDANGDTNPFDEDTSPAMEVRVRALYDYEGQEQDELSFKAGDELTKMENEDEQGWCKGRLDNGQVGLYPANYVEPIQ; translated from the exons ATGTCTGGCTCATACGATGATTCCGTCGGAGTAGAAGTTTCTAGTGATAGCTTCTGGGAG GTTGGAAATTACAAGCGCACAGTAAAACGAATTGATGATGGTCACAGACTTTGCAATGATCTCATGAATTGTATTCATGAACGGGCACGAATAGAGAAGGGCTATGCTCAGCAACTTACAGAATGGGCAAAAAGATGGAAACAGCTTGTGGAAAAAG GCCCACAGTATGGAACAGTAGAAAGGGCTTGGTGTGCTTTTATGtcagaagctgaaaaagtgAGTGAACTACATCTAGAAGTAAAAGGTTCACTGATGAATGAAGACTTTGAAAAAATCAAGAACTGGCAGAAGGAAGCCTTTCATAAGCAAATGATGGGAGGATTTAAGGAAACCAAAGAAGCAGAAGATGGATTTAGGAAAGCTCAGAAACCCTGGgcaaaaaagctgaaagag GTGGAAGCTGCAAAGAAAGCATACCATGCGGCCTGTAAAGAGGAGAAACTGGCTATATCCAGAGAGACAAATAGCAAAGCTGATCCAGCACTAAATCCTGAACAACTTAAGAAATTACAAGACAAAGTGGAGAGAAGCAAACAAGATGTACTAAAG acaaaagaaaagtatgaaaaatCACTTAAAGAATTAGATAGTGCGACACCTCAGTATATGGAAAACATGGAGCAGGTATTTGAACAGTGTCAGCAGTTTGAGGAAAAACGCTTACGTTTCTTTCGAGAAGTGTTACTGGAAGTTCAAAAACATCTTGACTTGTCTAATATTGCAAG ttaCAAAAATATCTACCGTGAACTGGAACAGAACATCAAAACAGCAGATGCTGTTGAAGACTTGCGGTGGTTTAGAGCTAATCAAGGTCCAGGGATGTCAATGAATTGGCCTCAGTTTGAG GAGTGGTCTGCAGATCTGAATCGCACTCTCagtagaagagaaaagaagaaggctTCTGATGGAGTGACTCTGACTGGTATTAATCAGACAGGAGATCAAGTTTCCCAGCCTAACAAACAtagcag tgTTAGCAGCTATGAAAAAAACCAAAGCTACCCCACAGATTGGTCCGATGAAGAGTCCAACAATCCTTTCTCTTCCACTGATGCAAATGGAGACACCAATCCATTTGATGAAGATACTTCTCCTGCAATGGAAGTGAGAGTGCGTGCCCTCTATGACTATGAGGGCCAAGAGCAAGATGAACTCAGCTTTAAAGCTG GGGATGAATTAACTAAAATGGAGAACGAAGATGAACAGGGTTGGTGCAAAGGACGTCTGGATAATGGACAAGTTGGTTTATACCCAGCAAACTATGTAGAACCAATCCAGTGA